Proteins from a genomic interval of Uloborus diversus isolate 005 chromosome 4, Udiv.v.3.1, whole genome shotgun sequence:
- the LOC129221223 gene encoding ZZ-type zinc finger-containing protein 3-like: protein MEDIEIKQEPEDYVEYGTPDVASIADLSSSLADESTSNSATNIKEEVLETLSPPNFDNIKEFCFESDHLALKSNSDYKNLLEAIVILEAQRAQAIKDMDCLLECQETALSDPIAFAEKLQRKENLNIPVPQKLHQLPVIDWSKYALSGNASAFGRRQLTRLSTKTSQDFSKFNNKGKTARNNETKSSKLNQYWTAEEQKRLEELLVQFPPEEVETRRWEKIANCLENRTPIQVASRVQKYFIKLMKAGIPIPGRMPSIAYLRKPRRNIIRQQPSTFLVSHTPPVYMPDVDEDYNYNYSQPQSADENSMESKVEQLSDDDEIGFEHRNTAEFQELMMLKKVLKEKLKSCGLAQHVGYKCCRCKSEPIIGIRWHCTECKPPQTIDFCDDCVECMHEVGQHTADHRLEAIHNASTGFLDRDYMHFLGSDYNYLDPNYMPAT from the exons ATGGAAGATATTGAGATTAAACAAGAACCTGAAGATTATGTTGAATATGGAACACCTGATGTAGCATCTATTGCTGATCTCTCATCTTCACTTGCAGATGAATCTACTTCCAATTCGGCTACGAACATTAAAGAAGAAGTCTTAGAAACTTTGTCCCCTCCAAATTTTGATAATATAAAAGAATTTTGCTTTGAATCGGACCATTTAGCTTTGAAAAGTAACAGTGATTATAAAAATCTGCTTGAA GCTATTGTTATTCTCGAAGCACAGCGAGCTCAAGCCATTAAAGATATGGACTGTCTTTTAGAATGTCAAGAAACGGCACTGTCTGATCCAATTGCTTTTGCGGAAAAGCTTCAGAGGAAGGAAAACTTGAACATCCCAGTTCCTCAAAAACTTCACCAGTTGCCTGTCATTGACTGGAGTAAATATGCTCTAAGTGGAAATGCATCTGCATTTGGAAGAAGACAATTAACTCGTCTGTCCACAAAGACTAGCCAAGATTTTTCTAAGTTta ATAATAAAGGAAAAACTGCACGCAATAATGAGACCAAGTCATCAAAACTTAATCAATATTGGACAGCTGAAGAACAGAAACGTTTGGAAGAACTGTTGGTACAATTTCCTCCTGAAGAAGTTGAAACGCGTCGTTgggaaaaaattgcaaattgtcTTGAAAATCGCACTCCCATTCAA GTTGCCAGTAGAGTTCAGAAATActttataaaattaatgaaagctGGAATTCCTATACCCGGAAGAATGCCTAGCATAGCATATCTTCGAAAG cCTCGTCGTAATATTATTCGCCAACAACCAAGCACATTTTTGGTATCACATACTCCACCTGTTTATATGCCAGATGTAGATGAGGACTATAATTATAACTATTCTCAGCCTCAAAGTGCAGATGAAAATTCCATGGAATCGAAAGTCGAACAGCTCTCC GATGATGATGAGATTGGCTTCGAACATCGTAATACTGCAGAATTTCAGGAGTTAATGatgttgaagaaagttttaaaggaaAAGTTGAAATCATGTGGCTTAGCTCAACATGTGGGTTACAAG TGTTGTCGCTGCAAAAGTGAACCAATAATTGGAATAAGATGGCATTGTACAGAATGCAAGCCTCCACAAACTATTGACTTTTGTGATGATTGTGTTGAATG TATGCATGAAGTTGGACAACATACGGCAGATCATCGTTTGGAAGCCATTCATAATGCTAGCACTGGCTTTCTTGATCGAGATTATATGCATTTCCTTGGAAGTGACTACAACTATCTGGACCCAAATTACATGCCAGCGACTTAA